GATAACAGCATTATCCAAAAGATATAAAAGAGAAAGGTCCTGTGTGATACAGGACCTTTCTCTTTTATGCTAAAATGCAAAGTAAATGAATGATTAGTTCTTCCGGAGTGGCAGTGAAATGTGCAACTGATGGAAATTCATGTTAACTGGCGGCTGGATCTGCGTGGCATATGGTAATACATATGTCACATTCCCTTTTTTAATCGTCATTACTGACTTAAAATTATAGGAATTATTGTCCGACAGTTTAAAATTTGAGCTCATCGCGCCATTAAAACGAAATCCTGCATCCAGGCTCAGGTTAGTCTTACCTGACATATTTGCCAGGGCAAGTTTTGTTTCGTTCTTCTTTATCTTGTCTTTATTATCGGAGGTTATGTTATCATTCGCAGTAGCAGTGAGCCCTGTGATTACCAGAAGTCCCGCCAATAAGAAAGACAATGAAAAGGTATGCAATATGTTAGTTCTCTGTTTCATTGTATCACAAATGTACAAACTTTTCTATATATTATATAACAAATCCTTAACGAAGATACGTAAAATTCCTAAAGTAATGTTAAATATTTTTAACTATTCTCCTTGGTGCGGCTAATAATGCCCCGAATCGAAAAATACTTATATTTACATTAATGAATCAAGACTTTCCATTTTTAAACGACGATTTTGAGGAGATAAAAGACTTGTTGCAGCAGTTTGAAAACCTGAAAGCTGGGCAATCTCACTCCTTTCTCGACGAGGATTCTTTCGAACTGATCATAGATTACTATGATGAGCATGACGAGCTTCCTAATGCCATGCAGGCTGCTGAACTAGCTATAGAACAGTTTCCTTATTCGTCCACTCTCTTACTGAAAAAAGCTAATCTACTAATAGAATCAAAGAAATATCAGGATGCAATGGACCTGCTTGAAAAAGCAGCCATACTGGATAGCACAGATATTAATCTCTATATCCTCCAGACTGATGTATATCTTGCTATGAACCAGCACGATAAGGCCGCTGCACTGCTGGAAGAACAGATAGCTGTATTCGAAGGGGACGATAAGACTGAACTCCTGCTGGAACTGTCCGATGTGTATGATGACTGCGAAGAGTTTGAAAAGGTTTTCGACTGTCTCCGCCTGACACTTGAACACGCTCCCAACAATGAAGAAGCGCTGCATAAGATCTGCTTCTGGACGGAATTTACAGGCCGGAACGAAGAAAGCATCCGTCTTCATACCAATATTATTAACGAACACCCCTACAACCAGCTCGCCTGGTTCAATCTGGGTACTGCCTATCAGGGACTTAAACTCTACGAAAAGGCGATCGATGCTTATCAGTACGCTATCGTGATCGATGAGAAATTCGACTACGCCTACCGTAATATGGGTGACGCCTACATCCGCCTGCGCAAGTATGCGGATGCAATAGATGTGCTCAAAAAGCACCTCGAAATTGCTAAACCTGAGGATGTTATTTATGAAGCGATCGGGCACTGCTACGAACGCCAGCGTAAATACACCCAGGCCCGCTATTATTATCGTAAAGCGTCCCACCTAAGTCCAAGCGACGATAAGCTCTATTATAAGATCGCGGTAGCCTACATGACGGAATCTAACTGGGAAAATGCCATCAAATCCATCATGAGCGCTATCAAGATCAATAAGAACAGCGCCGAATACCTGATCGCTTTAGGTCAGTGTTATATCGAAATGGACAAGAACAAGGAAGGCCTGATCCACCTGCTGGCCGCTGTACGTCTGAGACCCTCCAGTATCACTACCTGGCAGGAATTCATCCGCGGGCTCTATATCTCCGGTTTCTTCGAAGAAGCCCTGATACAGTTGAATGCCGCTGTCCAGAAAGTAGGACACAAACCCGTATTGCAGTATTACCTGTCGGCTATTATGTTTGCCACCGGTAAGTCCAAAGAGGGAATGCTCCAGCTGGAAACGGCTCTGCAG
The DNA window shown above is from Chitinophaga agri and carries:
- a CDS encoding tetratricopeptide repeat protein — its product is MNQDFPFLNDDFEEIKDLLQQFENLKAGQSHSFLDEDSFELIIDYYDEHDELPNAMQAAELAIEQFPYSSTLLLKKANLLIESKKYQDAMDLLEKAAILDSTDINLYILQTDVYLAMNQHDKAAALLEEQIAVFEGDDKTELLLELSDVYDDCEEFEKVFDCLRLTLEHAPNNEEALHKICFWTEFTGRNEESIRLHTNIINEHPYNQLAWFNLGTAYQGLKLYEKAIDAYQYAIVIDEKFDYAYRNMGDAYIRLRKYADAIDVLKKHLEIAKPEDVIYEAIGHCYERQRKYTQARYYYRKASHLSPSDDKLYYKIAVAYMTESNWENAIKSIMSAIKINKNSAEYLIALGQCYIEMDKNKEGLIHLLAAVRLRPSSITTWQEFIRGLYISGFFEEALIQLNAAVQKVGHKPVLQYYLSAIMFATGKSKEGMLQLETALQMNPKHVKKLIELDPTLLQHPGIVELVTRYKRSKKTK